The following coding sequences are from one Asterias amurensis chromosome 8, ASM3211899v1 window:
- the LOC139940656 gene encoding uncharacterized protein codes for MVFFTCNACGQCVKKIHVEKHYLRECRNCEVLSCMDCGKDFFGDDYKLHTKCITENEKYGGKDYVANTKANKGEVKQSQWIECVQAASSSQSLSPRVRSLLERLSNYDNIPRKKAKFERFLQNGLNVRDVSLIEQIWTVFSEAGAKQKNATSAKTEEGTKQVTVNTTQENGTSSGEPSGQGDDTKTDLKKKKKDKSRKEMAVDGGEEIGQDDRESIKSDNKKKNKKKKKTDKRDKEVFEADESDEERPSSDDEAKKSSKKRKHKKLHDKSEESISNGEEEEDRKASDEESGDAKKHKKHKRKKQDDGSTHNGLNKTTDATEETDNGDSEPSKKRKKKKHKRNDDQDLEIVECEDNGIVISVESEDNRDETVSKKHKKHKRKKRDDALNGLNETTDATEETDNGDSELSKKRNKKKHKRSNDQDLEIVECEEDNGIVISVESEDYSDELVSKKQKKKKRKKDAELLKSELERIIDNEGALDLVPSKKMSKKGAKNEKRNL; via the exons ATGGTGTTCTTCACGTGTAATGCCTGTGGCCAATGCGTTAAGAAGATTCATGTTGAGAAGCACTACCTGAGAGAATGTCGTAACTGTGAAGTTCTCTCTTGTATGGATTGTGGCAAAGACTTCTT TGGAGATGATTATAAACTACATACAAAATGCATAACGGAGAATGAGAAGTACGGAGGAAAAGACTATGTAGCTAATACCAAGGCCAACAAGGGAGAAGTAAAACAGTCTCAGTGGATTGAG tgCGTTCAGGCGGCAAGTTCCTCACAGTCACTGAGTCCAAGAGTGAGAAGTCTACTAGAGCGTCTGTCGAACTACGACAACATTCCTCGCAAGAAGGCCAAATTTGAA AGATTTTTACAGAATGGTCTGAATGTGCGTGATGTAAGTCTCATCGAGCAGATCTGGACTGTGTTTAGTGAGGCAGGAGCCAAACAG AAAAACGCAACTTCAGCAAAGACTGAAGAAGGAACCAAACAGGTGACGGTGAATACAACTCAGGAGAATGGTACCTCTTCTGGAGAACCTTCTGGCCAAGGCGACGACACTAAGACTGAcctcaaaaagaagaaaaaagataaGTCGCGTAAGGAGATGGCCGTGGATGGTGGAGAAGAAATTGGACAAGATGACAGGGAATCTATAAAGAGTGAcaacaagaagaagaacaagaagaagaagaagacagaTAAGAGGGATAAGGAAGTCTTTGAAGCTGATGAGAGTGACGAGGAGAGACCTTCCTCTGATGATGAAGCCAAGAAATCATCAAAGAAACGCAAGCATAAGAAACTTCATGACAAGTCGGAAGAATCAATTTCAAATGGTGAGGAAGAGGAGGATAGGAAAGCTTCCGATGAAGAAAGCGGAGATGCAAAGAAACATAAGAAGCACAAGCGCAAGAAGCAGGATGATGGTAGTACACATAATGGTTTGAACAAAACGACTGATGCCACTGAAGAAACTGACAATGGAGATAGCGAGCcgtcaaagaaaagaaagaagaagaaacacaAGAGAAATGATGATCAGGATCTCGAAATTGTGGAATGTGAGGATAATGGAATCGTGATATCTGTCGAGTCGGAAGATAATCGTGATGAAACAGTTTCAAAGAAACATAAAAAGCACAAGCGCAAGAAGCGGGATGATGCACTTAATGGTTTGAATGAAACGACTGATGCCACTGAAGAAACTGACAATGGAGATAGCGAGCtgtcaaagaaaagaaataagaagaaacacAAGAGAAGTAATGATCAGGATCTCGAAATTGTGGAGTGCGAGGAGGATAATGGAATTGTGATATCTGTCGAGTCGGAAGATTATAGTGATGAACTAGTTTCaaagaaacaaaagaagaagaaacgcAAGAAGGATGCAGAGCTTTTAAAATCCGAGTTGGAAAGAATAATAGACAATGAAGGAGCACTTGATCTTGTGCCGTCaaagaaaatgagtaaaaagggagctaaaaatgaaaaaaggaaTCTGTAA